One Leptospiraceae bacterium genomic window, TGGCTCTATTATTGTAATCGGACAGGTAATTAATCAATCTCCCTGGAAACTTTTAAGTGGTCTTGGTGCCTTAACTGCGATTATCTTACTGGTATTTAAAGACTCCATTCTTGGTTTTGTAGCGGGTATACAAATCGTTACAAATCAATTGGTTAAGCTCGGTGATTGGATTGAAATGCCTTCACATAACGCGGATGGAGATGTAATAGAAATAACTTTAAACACGGTAAAAGTACAAAATTGGGATAAGACAATTACAAGCATTCCTGTGTATTCCCTGATTTCTGAGTCTTTTAAAAATTGGAAGGGAATGAAAGATTCCGGAGGAAGAAGAATAAAACGCCATATCAATCTTGATCTGAATAGTATAAAGCTCATTTCAGAAGATGAACTTTCCAGGTTTAAAGAAATGGAACTCTTAAAAACTTTTTTTGAAGAGAGAGAGAAGTTTATAGAGAATATGGAAAATCCAGCTTTATATAGAGCAGGGATAAGCAATGCAGAACTTTTTCGTGCTTATGCTCTATCTTATTTACAAAATCATCCGGATATCAATAAGGGGATGACTTTAATTGTCCGACACAAGCAGGCAGGAGAATTTGGTTTACCTCTGGAACTATATGCCTTTTGTAAAGATAAAGTCTGGGCAAATTATGAGAAAATTCAGTCTGATATTTTTGATTATATGTATTCGACTTTACCTGAGTTTGATTTAAGAGCCTACCAGGCACCGAGCGGGGCTGAGCTACAGTTTTTATACAGGCATTGGCCAAAAAAGTGAAATCAATATTTTATAGAATAAAAGGGATTTTTTATATTCTTATAATCTTAAGTTGTAATCCCATTTTAAAAAAAGAGAGCAGTAAGGGGCAGACTATGGAAATTGTAGAATTACAGGCAGGAGAAAACAAAGCAAGGATAGCGGTTCATATTGGGAATACCCTCTTTTTTCTGGGAAAGAAAGAAAACATTCTTCATTTCCCTATACAGGTGGAAGATTATGCACTTACCAAAGCTTTATACGGAAATCCCTTCCTATATCCCTTTGCAAACCGCTTACAGGAAGATGCTTTCTATTTTAATAAAACAAAATATACTCTGGATTTACAAAACCTGGACCTTATGAGGGATGCAAATGGACTTCTATTACACGGACTGTTATTGAAAAGTCCTCACTGGAAGACAATTGAAGTAACACAGGAAAAAGATAGGTCTTTTCACAGGGCTGAACTGGACTATGGAAAACATCCTGAACTTTTAAGGAATTTTCCCTTCCCTCATAAAATCATTATGAGTCATATCTTATATACTGATAGACTTGAAATCGAAGTAAAAATCCATAACTACGGAGCTGAAACAATGCCGCTCTCATTTGGATTTCATCCATATTTTTCTTACCAGGATATACCGAGAGATGAGGTAAAAATCAATATTCCTGCAAGGCAATATCATTCACTTAGTTCCAAATTACTTCCGGAAGGTTCTCTTTTTCCTATTGAAAAAAAATGGAAATCCAACATTTTCTTTACCCTGAAAGGGCAAATGCTGGATGATGTATTTACCGATTTAATAACGGAAAAACCTGAATTTATGATGCAGGCCGGAGATAAAGAAGTAAAAGTAGCCTTCGGTCCAAAATACAGGGTGGCAGTGGTATACGCCCCCTTAGTAAAAGAAAAAAACTTTGTATGCTTTGAGCCTATGACGGCTCCGACAAACGGCATAAACCTGTATCATGAAGGAAAAATTAAAGACTTGATGCAGGTAAAACCCGGGCATTCCTGGAAGGAAAGCTTTTGGATTTATTTTAAGTAAACCAAATTCTCTTTATTTTTTACTTTTGTCCGCTTATATACAGAATATCTGCAATATTTACATAGTCCTTCTGCTGGAATGTTTTTGTTTTAAGCGGAAACATGGAAAGACTCAAAACTTTTAGCCCCATCCTCTTTAGTCGGAAATAAACTCCCCCAAATTCATCGCTATGAAATCTACCATTGATATGTACGATTTTCTTTCCGGTTTCCATAGAATGATTGTAAATATGGTGTGACATACTGGCATCCCAGAGTCTTTGAGCCTGAAAAAATTGGGTTTCCATTTTATTCGGATGTATATTTCCCATCAAGGAATAAAAGCGTTTTCTATAGTTCCTATCCGGGAATGCAAGAATCGTATAAACCGGTGGTAAGAGTTTTTTGGCCGATGACAATTTCGCAAGAGCTCTCCATCCTTCCCGACCGACAAGAGAAACGTAACGAGAAGGAGCGTTAGCGGCTATCACCTCGATTCCTTTTTCTTTTGCATGTTCTATCAAGGGTCGGTAGGCTTCTGTGTAATTATTCCAGGGTTCCGAAGTTTTTAAAAAATCTTTTTCTCGAATCGTTCCTGATAGGTATTCATCCAGAACTTCCTGCTTATCGGCTGAGAACATTTCCATAGAAAGACTTAGCTTACCTTTATAGTCTTCCGCTAAAGCTTGAAATAATTTTAATTTTTCTTTATGACCTTCTTTGTCATCATGTTCTTCACCTATAAGAAGAACGTCATATTTCTCAAGCATTTTAGAAATATCAGTAGTATTCAATGTTCTAAAACTTTTCCCATCGAATATAGCAGGAAAAGAAGATACACTTTGTGAAAAAACCGGGAAAGTGAA contains:
- a CDS encoding mechanosensitive ion channel family protein; translated protein: MAYIETIIKGKFFVKYGLPEKLSLYLSHIFLFFIVIAVCWLFNWLVKKTVLRLVARIVKNTKNSWDDIFLEKKVFQYMSHIVPAFILFFSSTLFIGHEKFIQRIAETYFIIVFFVVLSASVDAIELVYAEFPVSQEKPIRSYIQIFKIFLVVIGSIIVIGQVINQSPWKLLSGLGALTAIILLVFKDSILGFVAGIQIVTNQLVKLGDWIEMPSHNADGDVIEITLNTVKVQNWDKTITSIPVYSLISESFKNWKGMKDSGGRRIKRHINLDLNSIKLISEDELSRFKEMELLKTFFEEREKFIENMENPALYRAGISNAELFRAYALSYLQNHPDINKGMTLIVRHKQAGEFGLPLELYAFCKDKVWANYEKIQSDIFDYMYSTLPEFDLRAYQAPSGAELQFLYRHWPKK
- a CDS encoding aldose 1-epimerase yields the protein MEIVELQAGENKARIAVHIGNTLFFLGKKENILHFPIQVEDYALTKALYGNPFLYPFANRLQEDAFYFNKTKYTLDLQNLDLMRDANGLLLHGLLLKSPHWKTIEVTQEKDRSFHRAELDYGKHPELLRNFPFPHKIIMSHILYTDRLEIEVKIHNYGAETMPLSFGFHPYFSYQDIPRDEVKINIPARQYHSLSSKLLPEGSLFPIEKKWKSNIFFTLKGQMLDDVFTDLITEKPEFMMQAGDKEVKVAFGPKYRVAVVYAPLVKEKNFVCFEPMTAPTNGINLYHEGKIKDLMQVKPGHSWKESFWIYFK
- a CDS encoding ChaN family lipoprotein gives rise to the protein MKLFILLFFFTFPVFSQSVSSFPAIFDGKSFRTLNTTDISKMLEKYDVLLIGEEHDDKEGHKEKLKLFQALAEDYKGKLSLSMEMFSADKQEVLDEYLSGTIREKDFLKTSEPWNNYTEAYRPLIEHAKEKGIEVIAANAPSRYVSLVGREGWRALAKLSSAKKLLPPVYTILAFPDRNYRKRFYSLMGNIHPNKMETQFFQAQRLWDASMSHHIYNHSMETGKKIVHINGRFHSDEFGGVYFRLKRMGLKVLSLSMFPLKTKTFQQKDYVNIADILYISGQK